In Streptomyces nojiriensis, one genomic interval encodes:
- a CDS encoding glycosyltransferase, which translates to MYAFGLCIDRQYLLPGLAAVTSLTDSLTPAARRGAALRVLTMDLPPAHALLLAHLAKRCGFGSFDLAYRPPLAASHMADDSYITITTYLRFEFTRDFVRRPYLIYLDADTHVRDDITSPLASLQPGRIGAVADEFNPAVGACPALPGAADRWPHWRGRPYYNAGMLWAHTADIPAMRQGVAGALVKHRAHILHNDQDALNLWLLRTGRVHPVPSRFNRFETGRFLERGEWVRRVVHRSLRPDPSAALVHFVGPEKPWSSLCPPTDDVRDYRAHLRTTNRHVRRLGAVGAWQ; encoded by the coding sequence GTGTACGCATTCGGCCTGTGCATCGACCGGCAGTACCTCCTCCCCGGCCTTGCGGCCGTCACCTCCCTTACCGACAGCCTCACCCCCGCCGCGCGCCGCGGTGCCGCCCTGCGGGTCCTGACCATGGACCTCCCGCCCGCTCACGCCCTCCTCCTCGCGCACCTCGCGAAGCGGTGCGGCTTCGGATCCTTCGACCTGGCGTACCGGCCTCCGCTCGCCGCCTCCCACATGGCCGACGACAGCTACATCACGATCACCACCTACCTTCGATTCGAATTCACCCGTGACTTCGTCCGCCGTCCCTACCTGATCTACCTAGACGCCGACACCCACGTACGTGACGACATCACAAGCCCCCTCGCATCCCTCCAGCCCGGCCGGATCGGCGCCGTCGCGGACGAGTTCAACCCTGCCGTCGGGGCCTGCCCCGCACTTCCCGGTGCTGCCGACCGCTGGCCCCATTGGCGCGGCCGCCCCTACTACAACGCCGGAATGCTATGGGCGCACACCGCCGACATCCCCGCGATGCGCCAGGGAGTTGCCGGCGCCTTGGTCAAGCATCGGGCGCACATCCTGCACAACGACCAGGACGCCCTGAACCTCTGGCTACTGCGTACCGGCCGCGTCCACCCCGTCCCCTCCCGCTTCAACCGGTTCGAGACCGGCCGGTTCCTCGAACGAGGGGAATGGGTGCGCCGAGTGGTCCATCGCAGTCTGCGCCCAGACCCGTCCGCCGCGCTGGTCCACTTCGTCGGCCCCGAGAAACCGTGGTCGTCCCTTTGCCCTCCCACCGACGACGTCCGCGACTACCGAGCGCACCTCAGGACGACCAACCGGCATGTGCGACGCCTGGGTGCCGTGGGGGCTTGGCAGTGA